CCGCACACCCGAGCAGTTCGCCGTCGTCCGCGACGCGCTGTCGTCGGCCGTGGTCGACGAGCTGTTCCAGGCGGTCTCGCTGACGGCACGCATCCTGACGCTGCAGCGCGACGTCGAGCGTGCCGTGAAGTCGCAGAACGCGATGACGCTGCTGGCTGCGCTCGGCGACGTGAAAGCGCAGCTCAGCGGGCTCATCTACCCCGGATTCATCGCGCGCACCGGCCTCGATCGGCTGCGTCATCTTCCCCGCTACCTGCAGGGCGCCCTGGAGCGGGTGCGTGCACTCGCCGACAATCCGGGCCGGGATCGCCAGCGTCTGACCGAGTTCGAACGCGCGGCGGCGCTCTACGCGGAGGCCGGCGGTGCGCTCCCCCTTGCCGCCGATGCGCCGCCCGCGGTCGCGCACGCACGCTGGCTGCTCGAGGAGTACCGCGTGAGCCTGTTCGCCCAGGCGCTCGGCACCGCCGAGCCCGTCTCGCTCCCCCGCATCACGAAGGCGCTCTCCGCCTGACCCCACCCGCCGTGCGCGTCCCGATCTCCGCGGAGCGTGTCCCCATTCCCGCGGAGCGTGTCCCGATTCCTGCTGGGTGAGAGCGCTCCCAACAGCACAGAGTGGGACATGCAGCGGGAGAGGGGCGGGCGCAGAAAGCGTCAGCTGGCTCGGATGAGGGCGAGATAGAAGCGGATGCCGTTCAGCCACGACTCGACGCGGATGCGCTCGTTGTGCGCGTGCAGCGCGTCGCGCTCACCGCGCGTCAGGTGGAAGGGCGTGAACCGATAGACGTGCGCGCTGATCGCGGTGAACCAGCGGCTGTCGCTCGCCCCGAGCTGGATGTACGGCGTCGTCACGATGTCGGTGCCGAGGGCGTCGTGGACGGCGGTCGCGATGCGCCGCCACGGCTCGCCGCGCCAGGACGAGACCGGCGAGGGGTCGGACCCGTGGCGCACCTCGATCTCGACGGCGGGGTCTGCCACGATGCGGCGGATCCGCGCCGTCGCCGAGGCGACGGTGTCGCCGGTCAGCAGGCGGATGTTGATCGAGGCACCCGCCGTGGTCGCGAGCACGTTCTCGCCCGGGGCGCCCGACAGCTCGGTCGCGACGGCCGTCGTCCGCACCATCGCGTTCAGTTCGGGCCCGAGGCGCGCGAACACCCGCGCGACCAGCGGGGCGAGCGCTCCGAGATTCGCGAAGACGGTGCGCAGCGGCTGTGCGGCGTGCAGGGCGAGCGTCGCGAACAGAGCGCGCACGGGCGGGGCGATGCGAGCGGGGAACGGATGCCGCTGCACGCGATCGATCGCACGGGCGAGCCGCGCCGTCGCGGGGAAGGCGGGCGGCGTGGACGCGTGCCCTCCGCTCCCGCGCGCGGTCAGCCGCAGCGTCAGCAC
The DNA window shown above is from Microbacterium laevaniformans and carries:
- a CDS encoding M20/M25/M40 family metallo-hydrolase — translated: MSADTEASIARFRELLQIPTVSHADERLVDAEAFTRFIDTLARLYPAAHAALEREVVDGYSLLFHWAGSGGAADPLVLMAHMDVVPVVEEEWDHPPFGAEVVGEGVDAEIHARGAIDDKGALVAIMEAVEELAAEGYAPTHDVYLSFGHNEETAGGGARAIVALLRERGVTPRLVLDEGGAVVDGAVPGVAVSTAMVGVAERGVLTLRLTARGSGGHASTPPAFPATARLARAIDRVQRHPFPARIAPPVRALFATLALHAAQPLRTVFANLGALAPLVARVFARLGPELNAMVRTTAVATELSGAPGENVLATTAGASINIRLLTGDTVASATARIRRIVADPAVEIEVRHGSDPSPVSSWRGEPWRRIATAVHDALGTDIVTTPYIQLGASDSRWFTAISAHVYRFTPFHLTRGERDALHAHNERIRVESWLNGIRFYLALIRAS